In one window of Meleagris gallopavo isolate NT-WF06-2002-E0010 breed Aviagen turkey brand Nicholas breeding stock chromosome 12, Turkey_5.1, whole genome shotgun sequence DNA:
- the TLE3 gene encoding LOW QUALITY PROTEIN: transducin-like enhancer protein 3 (The sequence of the model RefSeq protein was modified relative to this genomic sequence to represent the inferred CDS: inserted 1 base in 1 codon) encodes MSYGLNIEMHKQTEIAKRLNTILAQIMPFLSQEHQQQVAQAVERAKQVTMTELNAIIGQQQLQAQHLSHAAHGPPVQLPPHPSGLQPPGIPPVTGSSXGLLALGALGSQAHLAVKDEKNHHDLDHRERDSSANNSVSPSESLRASEKHRSSTDYSIDSKKRKAEEKDSMSRYDSDGDKSDDLVVDVSNEDPATPRVSPAHSPPENGLDKARGLKKGDAPNSPASVASSSSTPSSKTKDLGHNDKSSTPGLKSNTPTPRNDAPTPGTSSTPGLRPMPGKPSGMDPLASALRTPISIAGSYAAPFAMMGHHEMNGSLTSPGAYAGLHNIPPQMSAAAAAAAAYGRSPMVGFDPHPPMRAPGLPTSLASIPGGKPAYSFHVSADGQMQPVPFPHDALAGPGIPRHARQINTLSHGEVVCAVTISNPTRHVYTGGKGCVKIWDISQPGSKSPISQLDCLNRDNYIRSCKLLPDGRTLIVGGEASTLTIWDLASPTPRIKAELTSSAPACYALAISPDAKVCFSCCSDGNIAVWDLHNQTLVRQFQGHTDGASCIDISHDGTKLWTGGLDNTVRSWDLREGRQLQQHDFTSQIFSLGYCPTGEWLAVGMESSNVEVLHHTKPDKYQLHLHESCVLSLKFAYCGKWFVSTGKDNLLNAWRTPYGASIFQSKESSSVLSCDISADDKYIVTGSGDKKATVYEVIY; translated from the exons cagcagcagctccaggctcaGCACCTCTCCCACGCCGCCCACGGGCCCCCGGTCCAGCTGCCGCCGCACCCCTCTGGCCTGCAGC CCCCCGGCATCCCGCCCGTCACCGGCAGCA TCGGGCTGCTGGCGCTCGGCGCGTTGGGCAGCCAGGCACACCTGGCCGTCAAGGATGAGAAGAACCACCACGACCTGGACCACAGAG AGCGGGACTCGAGCGCG AATAACTCCGTTTCACCCTCGGAAAGCCTGAGAGCCAGCGAGAAGCACCGGAGCTCCACAGACTACAGCATTGACTCCAAAAAGcggaaagcagaggagaaggacAGCATGAGCCGATAT GACAGCGATGGTGACAAAAGCGATGACCTCGTCGTTGACGTCTCCAATGAG GACCCTGCAACCCCCCGGGTCAGCCCGGCCCACTCCCCGCCTGAGAACGGCCTGGACAAAGCTCGTGGGCTGAAGAAGGGGGATGCACCCAACAGCCCGGCCTCGGTcgcctcctccagcagcactcCTTCCTCCAAGACTAAAGACTTGGGCCAC AACGACAAATCGTCAACGCCTGGACTCAAGTCCAACACTCCCACGCCGAGGAATGATGCCCCGACCCCAGGGACGAGCAGCACCCCGGGGCTGAGGCCGATGCCCGGCAAGCCGAGTGGCATGGACCCGCTGG CCTCAGCCCTGCGGACACCCATCTCCATCGCGGGTTCCTACGCAGCCCCGTTTGCCATGATGGGGCACCACGAGATGAACGGCTCTCTGACCAGCCCTGGTGCCTATGCTGGCCTGCACAACATCCCCCCGCAGATGAGTGCCGCAGCCGCCGCCGCCGCTGCCTATGGCCGGTCGCCAATG GTTGGCTTCGACCCACACCCGCCCATGCGGGCCCCTGGCCTGCCCACCAGCCTGGCATCCATCCCCGGAGGGAAGCC AGCTTACTCGTTTCACGTCAGCGCTGACGGGCAGATGCAGCCAGTCCCCTTTCCCCACGACGCCCTGGCTGGCCCCGGCATCCCCCGGCACGCGCGGCAGATCAACACGCTGAGCCATGGCGAGGTGGTGTGTGCCGTCACCATCAGCAACCCCACCCGGCACGTGTACACAGGTGGCAAGGGCTGTGTGAAGATCTGGGACATCAGCCAGCCGGGCAGCAAGAGCCCCATCTCTCAGCTGGACTGCCTG AACAGGGATAACTACATCCGCTCCTGCAAGCTGCTTCCCGACGGCCGCACGCTGATCGTTGGGGGGGAGGCCAGCACGCTCACCATTTGGGACCTGGCCTCCCCCACACCCCGCATCAAGGCTGAGCTCACCTCCTCGGCGCCCGCCTGCTATGCGTTGGCCATCAGCCCCGACGCCAAAGtctgcttctcctgctgcagcGACGGCAACATCGCCGTGTGGGACCTGCACAACCAGACCCTGGTCAG gcAATTCCAAGGCCACACGGATGGTGCCAGCTGCATAGACATCTCACACGATGGTACGAAGCTGTGGACAGGAGGACTGGACAACACCGTGCGCTCCTGGGACCTGCGGGAAGggcggcagctgcagcagcacgaCTTCACCTCCCAG ATCTTCTCGCTGGGGTACTGCCCCACGGGCGAGTGGCTGGCAGTGGGCATGGAGAGCAGCAACGTGGAAGTGCTGCACCACACCAAGCCTGACAAGTACCAGCTGCACCTGCACGAGAGCTGCGTCCTCTCCCTCAAGTTTGCCTACTGCG GCAAATGGTTCGTGAGCACGGGGAAGGACAACCTGCTCAACGCATGGAGGACGCCCTATGGGGCAAGCATCTTCCAG TCCAAGGAATCCTCGTCGGTCTTAAGCTGCGACATTTCAGCAGATGACAAATACATCGTCACGGGCTCTGGGGACAAGAAGGCCACAGTCTACGAGGTCATCTACTAA